In Gemmatimonadota bacterium, the sequence CGTCTGCACGACCACGGCATCGTGCATCGGGACCTCAAGCCCGCGCACGTGCGCGTCGAGGCGGGCGGTGCCGTGCGTCTGCTGGACCTGGGCGTGTGCGCGCCGCTCGGCGCCGCGCATGCGCTGGGGCCCGCGTGGGAGGATCTCGCGGCCGGGACCGTCGCGTACGCGCCGCCCGAGCTGCGCGGCTGCCCCGACCGGGCCACGGCCGCCACCGTGGACGTGTACGCCCTGGGCGTGCTGGCCCTCGAGATCGCCACCGGAGAGCGGTTGCCGGAGGTGGACGGGGGGGCGGCCTGGCGCGGCGAGTGGGTGCGCTGGCGCTTCGTCGAGCAGGGATTCCCCGCGGCGTGCGCGGCGGTGGTGCAGGCCGCCACCGCGGACGATCCGCGCAGCCGGCCGGCGACCGCCGCGGCGTGGCGGCGGCTCTGGTGGGAGGCCGGTCGCGCGCGCTTCCGCGCGTGAGCCCGGCAGCGCAGGTCGCCGCGCCCGCCGCCCGACCGGCCGCTCAGTCGACCGTGTAGGCGTCCGCCCGCTCGGCGAAGCGGTCGATGTGCAGATGGAGCCCGGTGCCCGCCCGATCGGCGAGGCCGCGGGCCAGCGCACGCTCGATCTGCTGCTGCAGCACCTCGTCCCGCGAGAAATCCTTGACGCGCACGCCCAGGGCCCGGAACTGGTCCACCAGGAACGCGACCTGTTCGGGGGACAGGTCGCGGACGCGCAGGTCGAGCGCGCTGCCGGCACCGTAGAGCGCCAGGTGCTCGGCGTGGTCGCGGCCCGTCACCACGACCTCGCGGGCGTAGCGCTCCCGGAAGGCGTCGAAGACGAACGCCACGCGCCGCTCGAACTCCGGACGCGGGATCTGCGACCGGAAGAGGTGGTCCAGGCTCTCGCCGTCCGCGTCGACGCCGAAGCGCGCCGGGACGTCCATCCGCCGCGCCCGGTAGAGCGCGCCCACGGCGGCCTCGAACGTGGCCAGGCGCGCCTGGACCCAGGGATGGCGTCCCAGCGTCGAGGTCTCGACGCCGTTGATGGCCCGCGCGAACTCCGCGAGCGCCAGCTCGGGCTGACCCAGCTCCAGCAACGTGGATCCGCGCTCCATCCGCTCGGTGGCTTCGGTCATGAGCGTCTGGAAGAGCGCGGCCTCCTCCGGCGTGAGCGCCGGGGGTGCCTGGGCGCGCCGGAGCGCCACGCCGATCCCCACCGCCAGCGCCAGCAGCACCGCTGCCACGAACAGGGTCGGTCCGCCCGTGAGGGTGGACGGCCCTCTTTCTCGCTTCCGAGGGTGACGGGGCGGACGAGGGGTCCGCGGACGGGGCGGCTCGGCGGCCTGCGCCTCGCGGCGCACCACGACCGGAGCGCGCTCGACGCGGGCGGACTCGCCCTCCTCGAAGCGGAACGACAGGCCCGGTGCCAACTCGATCACCACGTCGGGCTGCAGCCGGACCGGATCGGTGGAGGCGCGGCCCGCGACCGTCACGGGCGCCTGGGGACGGAGCCACCAGCCGTCCTCGCGCTCGACCAGGACGCAGTGACGGGCCGCGAGCCCGGGATGGGACAGCACGAGGGCGCAGGACGGATCGCGACCGATCCAGAACGGTGGATCCGAGACCGGATGGGCGGCGCCGGAGAGCGGTGCCAGCGGCCGGAGACGAGGGACGTCCGACATGGGCGTGCATGCTAGAGCGCTCGCGGGACCGGCGCCAGCGCAGAACGAGCGACACGAACCTCAATTGAACCGGGACGGAGTGGAGACGATGAGACGGATCTTCGTGATGGGGCTGGCGCTCTGCGGCATGCTGCTCCCGCAGCGCGCGGACGCCCAGCTCACGGGCGTGATCAACCGCCTGTTCGACTACGGCGACTGTGGTGTGGCCCTCTGCCTGTCCACGGACGCCAGCCCGGGCCACGGCAACCACTTCATCCCGGCGCTGCAGGCCAACGCCAGCAACGTGTTCGACTTCATCGGCGGCTCGATCGCGAACAGCGTGGCCAGCTTTCCCATCGCCTCGGCGACCAGCGGCGTGACGTTCGAGTTCGACGCGGCCGGGTTGCCCGTGGAGCGTCGCATCTCCGCCGGGCCGGTGTTCGCCGAACGGGCCCAGACGTTGGGGCGCGGACGGTTGCACGTGGGTGCCAATGTGAGCGGGCTGAGCTTCCGCTCCGTGCGCGGCGTCGACATGAGCGACCTCGAGTTCACCTTCACGCACACGCCCGGGGCGGACGACGTCGTGGGGGACATCCAGTTCGAGAACGATCTGATCGTCGTGCAGGCGGAACTGGAGCTCGACCTGTACGCCGCCAACTTCTTCGCCAGCTACGGCGTGACGGACAACATCGACGTGTCCGTGTCCGTGCCGTTCCTGCACGCCAGCCTGTGGGGCCAGACCTTCGCGCAGGTCCAGGTCTTCGGGAATCCGGCGCAGCCCGCGCACAACTTCGGCACCACCGATCCGCGGCTGGACGCGACGTCCGAAGCCTCCGGGTCGGCCAGCGGCATCGGCGACGTGGCTGCGCGGGTGAAGATGAACGTCTTCCGTGACCAGTTGCGCGGCGCGGCCGTGCTCGCCGAGGTCCGCCTGCCGACCGGGAGCGAGGAGGACTTCCTCGGCGCGGGCGAGACGCAGATCCGTCTGATGGGAATCGCGTCGGCCCGCTACGGCAACTTCACCCCGCACGTCAACGCGGGCTTCTGGATGTGGCCCGGGAGCGAACAGGGCAACTCGGTGCTCGCCACGGTCGGCTTCGACCAGCTCGTGACGCCGTCGGTGACCTTCTCCGGCGACATCATCTCACGCATCCAGGTCGGGGACGGGCTGAGCGTTCCGGCGCCCGTCGAGGTGGTGGGCCGTGGCTTCGTGAACCCGACCAACATCCCGGCCATGAAGGACCACCAGGTCGACGCCGCCGTTGGACTGAAGTTCGCGCCGCTGCCCTTCCTGAACCTCGCGGCCAACGTGCTCGTGCCGCTGAACCAGGGCGGCATGCGGCCCTCCGCGGCCTGGACGCTCGGCCTCGAGTACCACCGCTAGCCTCACCGGAGCCCTCGTCATGCGCCTACGCCACTGGATCGCAGCCGGCCTGCTGGGCCTCGGGATCGTCGCGTGTGACGGCGGCACCGAGCCCGACCCGGAGCTGAGGATCACCCCGAGCCCGGCGGAGGTCGGGGAAGGGGAGACGCTGCTGCTGCAGGCACAGGGCGCCACGTCGCAGGTGACGTGGTCGTCCGCCGATCCGGACATCGCCCGCATCTCCAACACGGGCGTGGTCACCGGCGTGCGGGTGGGCTCCACGACGGTGAGGGCGTCGGCCGGGCGCCAGCAGGCCCAGACCCCGGTCACCGTGACCCTGCCTCCGCTCCTGGGATTCAGCGTCCCCGCGGTCTACTTCACCGTGGAGCAGGGAAGCGCGGCGCCGGGCCCGCAGACGGTGCGCATCGAGAACCAGGGTCTGCAACCGCTCACCGGCCTCACGGCCGGCGCGCCCGTCTACGGCGGGTCCGCGAGCGGCTGGATCACGCGTGCCGAGCTGTCCGGCACGACCGCGCCCACGGTCCTCAACGTCGCCGTGGATCCCGCGGGTCTGGCTCCCGGGACGTATCAGGCGAGCGTGCCCGTCTCCGGCTCGGCCGTCAACGCGCCGCAGTCGCTCGTCGTGGTGCTCGACGTCGTGGACAACCCCGTGCTCGCCGCGACCCCCGCGCGGGTCGACCTGTTCGCGCCCGCGAACCAGATCCCCGCGCCCGTGAGCGTCGACATCACCACGTCGACGCCGGGCAACGTCGGCGACCTGACGCTGGGCGTGTCCTACTCGGGCTCGGAGCAGATCTGGATGGATGTCCGCCTGGTGGGCACCCGCACCCCGGCCACGCTCGAGATGGAGGTGACGCGGGCGCTGCCCCAGGGCACGCACCGGGCGTCGATCACCGTGGCGTCGCGCTTCCCGGGCGCACGCGCGGTCACCGTCCCGGTCGCGCTCGAGGTGGGACCCGGGCCTTCGATCGGGCTGTCCGCGAGCGCGGTCTCCATGTCCGCCGTCGTCGGGACCCCGACCATCGCCACCCGCACCGTGTCCGTCACCAACGCGGGCGCGCAGACACTGGACGGGCTGGTGGCCGCCATCGACTACGGAACCGGACCGTCGGGCTGGCTCCAGGCCGTGATGGGGAACACCGCGCCCACCACGCTCGCGCTCGCCGCCACACCGGGCACGCTGGCCGTGGGCACCTATACCGCCACGGTGCAGGTCTCCTCGCCGGTGGCGGCCAACTCCCCGCGCTCGGTGGCCGTCACCTTCGCGGTCACTCCGGTCAACCCACCCGTGGTGCAGCTCAGCACCAGCGCGGTGTCGTTCGCGGCCCCCGCGGGCGGGTCGCCCTCCGCGCAGGCCGTGTCCATCACGAACGGGGGCGGCGGCACGTTGGACGGCCTGTCCGCACAGGTGGCCTACCAGAACGGATCGGGCTGGCTGTCCGCATCGCTGGGGAGCACCACCGCACCCGCCGTCCTCACCTTGAACGCCAGCACGGGCGGGCTGTCCGTCGGCGTCTGGCGCGCCACCGTCACCGTGGCCTCCACCTCACCGGGCGCGCAGGCGCGCACGGTGTCGGTGACCCTCACGGTGGTGCCGTCCTTCGCGACCGACATCTATCCACGGCTCAACGCGCAGTGCACGGGCTGCCACTACAACGGGGGCACCCTTCCGAACTTCGGAGCCGGCGCCGCCACGGCGCGCACGCAGCTGCTCACCATGTCCAGCTTCGGCGCCGCGTGGGTGGTCTCGGGCGATCCCAACGCAGGGCGCCTGGTCTGCCGCATCAAGGGGACGTGCACCTCGGGCTCGTCCACCGACATGACCATGCCCGCGCTGGACGTGGAGCGCATCCAGCAGTGGATCGCCGGAGGCACGCCGCCATGAGCGGGCGGGCCTCCCGGCGCCGGACGGGATCAGCGGGGGTCGAGTCGGAGGAGCAACCAGCCCTGCGGCCCACCGCGCAGGAATGCGCGCAGCGGGATGGGCTGCCCGGGCGGAGCGCCGTTGGGATCGGTGTAGCGCAGCGACAGCAGGACGTCGACCTCGGCCCGCTCCCCGTCGGGTCCCATGGCGGGCTCGCCCTCCGTGGTGAGCTGCACGCGCAGGTCGCTGAAGCGGCCGGTCTCGAACTGGCGGAAGAACGGCACCCACTTCTGCTCCTCCGACGCCGGGATGCCGAAGAACGCCGCCCGCAGCCGCTCCACGTCGTGCGATTCCAGCGCCGCGCGGTAGCGCTCCAGGACGGCCTGGATGGCTTCGCGGGGGCTCGCCGCGGCCGCCGTCGCGGGCTGGGGCTCGGGAGCCGCGGCCGCGGGCTCGGTGCGGGTCTCCGGCTCGACCGGTGCCTCCTCGAGCCTACGGAACGTGGGCGTCCAGCGCTCCACGCCGCCCGCCCGGACCGTGTAGGAGGCGGTCGTGGGGAAGTAGCCCGGCGCGGAGATGGCCAGGGTGTACGTGCCGGGGGCGCGTTCGATGCGCCGCCCGCCCACCACCCGTCCGTCGACGGTGATGCGGGCGTCGGGCGGGAGATCGCCCTCGATCACGACGGCACCGGTCGCGGGTGGCTGCGGCCGGGGCGCCGGGGTCTCCGCGACGGTCGGCGCGGGCACCGGGACGGAGTCGGCAGCCGCCGTGTCCACGGTCGCCGGCTGGGCCGCGGGGGCCAGGGTGGGCACGCTGTCGCGCGGGGCCACCGCCACCGGCGGCAGGGGCTCGGCCTCGGCGCCGCCGCGCCCGCCGCCCAGGAGCAACCAGGCTCCCGCACCCACCACACCCACCGCCAGCAGGCCCAGCCACAGGCCCCGGCCGCCGCCGGACGGGGCTGCGAGCGGGGCGGCGCGGGACGGCGCGTCCCAGGGCGTCTCCGGCGGTTGGTAGTCCGTCGGCGGAGCGCCCAGGGTGTCCGATTCGATCCCGGGCTCGGGCTCCGGCTCCGGGTCCAGCTCCACCGCCGCGGGCGCGGGCGGGACCGCGGCCGCGGGACGGTCCTCGCGCCACAGCAGCGCCAGGTGCAGCTCGTCGTCGTCGGCGGGCGTCAGCACGTACGCCAGCACCCCCCGCTCGGCATCCTCCGCGAAGAAGACGGCGCCCTCGGGCTCGGCCGGCAGGCTGCCCAGGAGCGTCAGGCCCTCGGGCAGCGCCGCCCGCACGTCTTCCTCGACGCGGCCGATCGTGAGGCCCAGCGTGGCCGGATCGGTCCCGAAGGTGCCCGCGCCGCAGTCGGGGCAGGGCTGGCCCCAGGCGCGACCGGGATCGCCGCAGGTGGGGCAGAGCACCGGCGCGCCCGGCACCCGGCCGTCCAGGCGATCGGCGACGCTCAGGATCTGCTCGTCGCCCTCGTCCTCCTCCAGGAGGAGCACCGTCAGACGGCCCGACCCGCTCTCCGAGGCCAGGAACGCGGTACGCCGCTCGTCGTGCCCCAGCTCGGCCAGGAGGCGGTAGCGGCCCTCGGTGGCCTGTCGAATGGCTTCGATCAGCGTGTCGTCGATCACGTCCGCGTTCCGTCCGCCCCGTCCCGGGTTCTCCGCCGGCCCGTCGGCCGCGCGCGGCCCCGGGATCCTTCGTCGGTGGCCCAATATGGGCGACCGGCGTCGATCGGGGAAAGCGCGTCGGCGCCCCTGCGCGGGCGCGCCCTTCCATTCCCCCGCACGGGAGATGCCTCCTGATGGACTCCATCCTGTCGGTCCGTACCCGTCCACCTGCGCCGGAGGCGCCGGCTGCGCGGCCGTTGCCGCTTCCCTCGGGGAGGGCCGTGGCCTGCTCGGTCGAAGACGGCCTCGAGCAGGTCTCGCTGCTCGGGCCCACGGGTGAGCTGGAGGTACGGGTCACGTTCACGGAGCGCGGGCCGGTGCTGCACGTGCGCGCCGTGGACCTGGTGCTGGAAGCGCGCGACGAGGTGGCCATCCGCTGCGGTCGCCTGCGGGTGGAGACGGCCGGGGACCTGGAGCAGCACTGCGGAGGCGCGCTGCGGCAGACGGTGGGAGGCGATGCCCATCTGCACGTCGCCGGCGACCTGCGGACCGAGGCCGATGCGGTGGAGACCCACGCGCGTCTGGGCGATGTGCGCCTCAAGGCCAACGACGACGTTCGCCTCAATGGCGAGCGCATCAAGCTCAACACCTGAGCCGACCATGGAGCTCGTGAATCCGACCGGGTGGAACGCGGGGTGGCTGTCGACCACGTTGGACGACGAGCACCTCCTGGGCGCGGTGATCGTCCGGCCCGCGTTCCGTCTGGAGGGCGAGTCGCTCCAGGCCGGGGATGCACCGGTGTGGCCGATCGAGCCCGGGGGGAGCCGCACCGGGCTCGGCACCTTCGGGGCCGACCTGCCGTTCCTGAACGGCGGTGTGGACGTCCTCGTGGTGGGGGACGCCGTGCCCCCGGGCGGCGTCGCGCGCCCCGAGATGGAGGTGCGCCTGGACCTGGGCGGACGCTTCGCGCGGCGGCTGCACGTGCTGGGCGACCGTCACTGGATCCGCGCAGCGGGTACGCTGCAGCCCTCCGCGCCCGCGCCCTTCACCGCGCTGCCGCTGGAGTGGGGGCGCGCCTACGGCGGCCGAGCGGCGCACCCGCTGGGCGAGCAGGTCTTCCCCGCCAATCCGGGCGGCCGCGGCTTCCACCTGGACGAAGCGGAGGCCGAAGGCGGGCCGCTTCCCAACATCGAGGACCCGGAGCGGCGCATCACCCGCTGGGACGACCGTCCCGAGCCGGTGGGCTGGGCACCCTATCCGGCCGACGGCGCGCTGCGCCCGCTGCACGCCGCACGGGTCGAGGGCGAGGGCGCGTCGGCCCGCTACCGCGGCGTGGCGCCCACGTTCTTCAACCAGGCCGCACCGCGGATGATCCTGCCCGCGGCCGAGGCACCGCAGCCGGGCGAGATCGTGGAGGTGATCGGCATGCGCGCCGACGGCCGCTTCCGCTGCGCGCTTCCCGACCTGGCCTTCCACGTGGACGTGGCGCTCGGCGATCGGCGGTACCGCTTTCCGGCCCACCTGGACCAGCTGCTCCTCGCGCCGACGCTCGGCGCGCTCGTGCTCTCCTACCGCGCCGTCTTCCGCTACCGCATGGTGCCGCGCGAACGTCGCAGCGTCACGCTCGTACAGGCGCATGATGCCCCCCGGACCGGAGCCGCCGCATGATCGCCTCCGAGTTGCGCGACGCCCCCCTGCCCGAGCTGCCCCCCGGGTACGAGCTGCTGGAGCCCGCGCCCGAGCGCAAAGGCCAGTGGAGCGGGCCCGACGGGGTGCGCGTGGGCGTGCTGCTCAAGCGCACGTACGAAGACGACGGTCGCGGCGGCCTGACGCTGGCCGACGCCCCGGTCCCGCTCTTCGACGCGCCGTTCCCGTGGAGCGAGTCCGCCTCGGGCGAGGACCCGCCGCCTGCGAGCGACGAGGACACCCTCGCGCTGCGTCCGGGCACCGACGTGGTGGTGCAGGGAAGCGCCTATGCTCCGGGCGGTCGCGCCCGCGAAGGATGGGTGCGCTTCGAGGGCGCGGGCCTCAAGCGCGAGATCCGGGTCTTCGGCGATCGGCGTCTCGAGCGTACGCCCGGCGGCGCCTGGCGCATCGCGGAGCCGGCCGGGTTCACATCCATCCCGCTCCGCTACGACCGCGCGTACGGAGGACACGACGCGCGCGCGTTGGCGCGCCACGGCGACCCCCAGGCCGAGCTGATGGAGCTGATCGATCCCGAGCTCGCGTCGGGGCCGGGCCTGTACCACTACCCGCGCAATCCCGCCGGCACGGGCTACGTCGTCGACGCGGACGACGAAACGCTCGCGGAGCTCCGCCTGCCCAACTTCGAGTTCCCGTTCGATCCGCTCACGGTGGAGCGGCTCGTGGCCGGCCGGGTGGAGCGCTGGATTCGCCGGCCCCTGCCCGCCGCCCTCGACTGGGTGGGCTCGGCCTGGTTCCCCCGCGTCGCCTACCTGGGGATCCGCCGGCCGCACGACCTGGGAGACGCCCCTCCGGCGGAGGTGCTCGGTCGGTGGGCTGCCCCCGACCTCATGCAGATCGAATCCCCGCTCAAGTCGGGGCGTCCGCCCCGTCTGGAGTTCCACCAGGGCGCCTCACCGGGGATGACGCTCGCGCGTCTGCGCCCCGATGCCGCCTTCCGCATCGAGGGCATGAGCGCCGATGGCGGCGTGCACACGGTACGCCTCCCGGGGGAGTGGCCGGAGGTGGAGCTCCGCACGGGTCCCGAGACGCTGAAGGCGGCACCCCATCTCAACTCCGTGTGCATGGACCGTGAGGCCGGAACGCTGATGCTGGTATGGTGCGCCACGGCGCGTGTCGAGCGCCCGCTCTCGCCCGTCGAGATCGCGGGCATGGAGACCATCGTGACCTGGCGATCCGCGGATCGCTGGGGCTGAGGACAGGAGCGGGTCGATGGCGTCGGTGATGAACTGCAATGCACACCTGATCGTGCACCCGTTCGTGGGTCTGTCCTTCCACACCGGCTACGGGCCGCCCTACATGGCACCGGTCCCCTACACGCCGGCCATCTCGTTCAGCGTGCTGATCGGCTCCCGCCTGCAGGCGCTGCCGTCCTGGGACGTCCAGGGCCCGGCCGGGCTGCCGTTGCTCGGCCGCGAGAACGACTCGGGGCTCGTGGTCCCCCATGTGCACATCGGGCCCCAGTTCGACTGGTTCCAGCTCCTGTCCACCCTGTTCGGCGGGTCGGAGGTGTTCATGGGGGCCGGGTCGGTCCAGATCCCCGTGGACGACCTGTTCGCGCGGCTGCCCGGGTTCGCGGGCGACCTCCTGGGGGACGAGGAGACGGCGGTAGGCAGCTGTCTCTTCCCGGGCCCGATCAGCCTGAACGTGGGCTGCTCCGATCCCATCGACCTCCCGTTGGACCTGGTGATCGCGCCCAACACGATCCTCGTCGGCATCTCGCTCGCCGACATCCTGTACGCCATCGTGATGTTCGCCGTGAGCGCGTTCCTCTCGGTGCTCGGCGGCGCGCTGGCGGACGAGGCCGGCGAGCGCATCGCGCGACGGCTGGTCAAGAAGACGGCCGAGGAGGCGGCGCAGGAAGGGCTCTCCAAGGCGGCGAAGCGCCAGGCGCGCGACTGGGGGGCCGATGCCCTGGAGCGTGCGACCCGGAGCGCGCGTCGGGAGATGATCCGCCAGGGGATCGAAGGCGTCTCCGCCGGCGTGGTCAACTTCGTCGAGGACACGATCGCGGATGCGGTCGTGCGCGAGAAGACGCTGAAGCCGGGGGTGGACCGCGTCGCGGGGGAGCCCGCGCCTGCGACGTCCTCGCGCGGCGCGCGGGCGACGTCGACCGAGCCCGCCTCGGCCCGCCGGGCGGCGGGTCCGCGCTCGGCCGCCGACGCGGCGGGCCCGCGCGACGTCGCCGCCTCCGGCGGGGGACCCGGCGATCCCGCCGCCTCCACCGTGGCCGACCGCAGCGGGCTGCCGGGCGCACCTTCGCAGCCGGGCCGACCGACCCTCCCCTCGAGGCCATCCGTCCCGACGAGCGGATCGACGCCCGGGCGCATCGACGCGCTCGGCGGCGACCTGGGCGGCGGAGCGCCGGAGGCGGTCCACGCGCGTTTCGCCGACGCGACCGCGCCCGATGCCGCTGCCCGCCTGCGCGAACGACGCGCTGCGCTCGACGCCTGGGGAGCGGCGCAGCCGCCGGAAGCCATCGTGACGCTCGCGCAGGACACGCTGTCCGGGTTCTTCCCGCGCGAGATGGTGGAGAGCCGGTGGAGCGAGCTCGCGGAGCTGCGCAGCACCATGCTCGCCGACCTCACCGGAGTGGGGGTCGCGCCGAGCGACAACTTCTGGGGAGGCGTCTGGCAGCCCCACTCGGCCGAGTGAGTACGGCCGTGGGGACGCGTGCGGACCTGCGCACGCGCGTGCAGGGGGAGCTGTTCGTCGTGCATCTACTCAAGCGCACCTATGAATGGCGCGAGTACGGCCGGTGTCGGCTGAGCGACGAGCAGGAGCCCCTGCACGAGCGCCAGCCGCTGCACGCCCGCTCGGCCTCGGGCGAGGCGCCCCCACCCGCCGGCGACGTCGACTTCATCGCGCTGCGTCCGGGCGTCGACGTGGTGGTGCAGGGAGCCGCCTACACCGTCAGCGCGCGCCAGACGGAGTCGTCGGTGTCGGTCGAAGGACCGGCATTGCGGCGGACCCTGCGCGTGATCGGGGACCGCGTGGCCGAGATGACGGCGGACGGATGCATCCGCTTCAGCGCGCCCCGCCCGTTCCGCCGCATGCCGGTGCGGTACGATCGCGCGTACGGCGGCCACGACGCCCAGGCGCTGGCGCGCTATGGGGACAGCGCGCGCGAGGTGCTGCGGCCACCCGTCGGCGCGCGTGAGCCGACCACGCGCTTCCACTATCCGCGCAATCCCAGCGGCACCGGGTTCGTGGTGGAGCCGACACGGGCGGCGGTCGACGGCCGCCGTCTGCCCAACCTCGAGTTTCCGGACGATCCGCTCACCCCCGCACGGCTGGCGTGCGGGCACATGGATCGCTGGCCGCTCGCGCCGTTGCCCGCCGGTCTGGATTGGTACGGGCTCTTCTGGTTTCCGCGCTCCGCCTACCTGGGCATGATCCCCCGGCACGCGCCGCTGGACCGGCCGCTGCCCGAGGTGCGTGCCCGCGTGGCGTCCGAGGATCTCCTGGCCATCCGCCCGCCGTGGGCGAGCCGCCTCGATCCGCGCGCGGAGTACGCCCAGGGCGCCTCGCCCGGCATGACGCTCGCCACCCTGCGCGCCGATGCCTCCTTCCGTCTGCGGGGCTTCTTTCCCGATCGCACCGAGTGGGTGGTGCGCCTGCCCGGCGAGGTGCCGCGGGTGGCCGCCGTGCCCAGCGGGCGGCGTGCGCCGCCGGTGGAGCCGCGCCTCAACTCCGTGGTGTTCCAGCCCGAGCGACGTCGCATGACGCTGACGTGGGCGGCGCTGGTGCCGGCGGACGCGGCACCCGGAGGCGAAGCGCGGGTGGAGTGGGAATCGCTGCACGTGCACTGAACCTCGCGGGGCCGCCCGCCCGGTCGTCGGGGGCACTGGCGTTGACCTTGCATCCGCACCGGGTCCATACTGCCGGTGTCCGGCCTGTCGGCAGGGCCACCCCCCATCGCTCCCCCGACGCCGATGAGCGCAGCGCACGAGGTCACCCGCCTCTTCACCGCCTGGCGGGAGGGAGACGAAGCCTCCCTGGAGCGGCTGATGCCGCTCCTCTACGACGAGCTCCGCCAGCTCGCCTCCCGCTACATGCGCGGCGAGCGCAGCGATCACACGCTGCAGGCCACGGCGCTCGTCAACGAGGCGTATCTGCGCCTGGTGGGGTCGGATGTCTCGTTCGCCGATCGCTCGCACTTCCTGCGCATCGCCGCGCAGGTCATGCGGCGCATCCTGGTGGATCACGCCAAGGCCAAGAAGGCGCTCAAGCGGGGTGGCAACCAACACCCCGTCACGCTGGACGAGTCGGTGTTGGCCTCGGACGACGCGCCCGAGGTGGTGCTCGAGGTGGACGAGGCCCTCCAGCGCCTGGCCGAGCACGACGAGCGCAAGAGCAAGGTGGTGGAGCTGTTCTATTTCGGGGGGCTCTCCTACGAGGAGAGCGCGGCCGCGCTCGGGATCTCCGAGGCCACCGTGCACCGGGACCTGCGCTTCGCGAAGGCCTGGCTGCACAAGGAGATCGAGGCCCAGCGCCGCGGCGGGTCGGAGACGGCCGGCAGCGCCTGATGCGCAGGCGGGCGCGTGCGCGCCCGCCGACCGTACGACGCAGCGCGCCAGCGGGGACCCCCCGACCGGATCCGCCGATCCGCCCGCGCTGGACGCCCCCTCAGTCCCCGCCCACCAGGCCCAGCAGACCGTCGAGGAGCGGCCGCCCGTTGGCGGCCACGACCGCTCCCGGCCTCAGGTCGAGCGGCCGCCCGTCCGGGCGGACCGCCACGCCGCCGGCCTCCTCCAGGAGGATCAGCCCGGCCGCGATGTCCCACGGGGCCAGGTGGAGCTCCCAGAAGGCATCCAGCCGGCCGGCTGCCACGAAGCACAGGTCGAGCGCCGCCGCGCCCGCGCGGCGGATGCCGGACGTGGCGCGCAGCACGCGGTCGAACTGCACCAGGTAGGGTGGCAACGCCTCCAGACGCTTGAAGGGGAAGCCCGTCCCGATCAGCGCGCCCGCCAGCTCCCCGCAGGTGGAGACCCGCAGCGGCACGGGTGCAGGCGCGCGCGGGCCCTGATACCAGGCCCCACCGCCCTGCCGTGCCCACCAGCGCTCGCCGGTGGCCGCCGCGGTGACGGCGCCCGCCACCACGCGCCCCGCGACGGCCACCGCCACCGAGGACGCGAAGAACGGGTGCCCGTGCAGGAAGTTGGTGGTGCCGTCCAGCGGATCGATCACCCACAGCGGTCCCTCGCCCGGGTCCTGGTCGTGCCCGAGGCCTTCCTCCTCGGCCAGGAGCGCGTGATCGGGATGCCGGGCGCGCACGAGCGCCTCGATCTCGGCCTGGGCTTCCAGGTCGACGGCCGAGACGAAGTCGCTCCGGCCCTTGGTGGTGACGGAGCCCGTCTGCGAGGCGCCGAGGTGGTGCGCGTGCACGCGCGCCGCGGCGTCGGCGGCGTCCCGGGCTGTCGTCAGCCACGCATCGAGGGCGTCCAGCGCTGCCTCCGTGGGTTCCGTGGTGTGGGGGGGCAGTCTAACTTACCCGCCCTCTCCCACCCGTACAGGGAAGCGTGCAGTCGTGAGCAAGAAGCCGGTCGTCCTCAGCGGAGTCCAACCCACGGGCGAGGCCCACCTGGGCAACTACCTGGGGGCGTTCCGCCAGTGGGTGGACATGCAGGACCGCTACGACGCCTTCTACTGCATCGTGGACCTGCACGCCATCATCACCGAGTACGATCCGCGCG encodes:
- a CDS encoding sigma-70 family RNA polymerase sigma factor — translated: MSAAHEVTRLFTAWREGDEASLERLMPLLYDELRQLASRYMRGERSDHTLQATALVNEAYLRLVGSDVSFADRSHFLRIAAQVMRRILVDHAKAKKALKRGGNQHPVTLDESVLASDDAPEVVLEVDEALQRLAEHDERKSKVVELFYFGGLSYEESAAALGISEATVHRDLRFAKAWLHKEIEAQRRGGSETAGSA
- a CDS encoding DUF2169 domain-containing protein, whose translation is MGTRADLRTRVQGELFVVHLLKRTYEWREYGRCRLSDEQEPLHERQPLHARSASGEAPPPAGDVDFIALRPGVDVVVQGAAYTVSARQTESSVSVEGPALRRTLRVIGDRVAEMTADGCIRFSAPRPFRRMPVRYDRAYGGHDAQALARYGDSAREVLRPPVGAREPTTRFHYPRNPSGTGFVVEPTRAAVDGRRLPNLEFPDDPLTPARLACGHMDRWPLAPLPAGLDWYGLFWFPRSAYLGMIPRHAPLDRPLPEVRARVASEDLLAIRPPWASRLDPRAEYAQGASPGMTLATLRADASFRLRGFFPDRTEWVVRLPGEVPRVAAVPSGRRAPPVEPRLNSVVFQPERRRMTLTWAALVPADAAPGGEARVEWESLHVH
- a CDS encoding inositol monophosphatase family protein, translated to MPPHTTEPTEAALDALDAWLTTARDAADAAARVHAHHLGASQTGSVTTKGRSDFVSAVDLEAQAEIEALVRARHPDHALLAEEEGLGHDQDPGEGPLWVIDPLDGTTNFLHGHPFFASSVAVAVAGRVVAGAVTAAATGERWWARQGGGAWYQGPRAPAPVPLRVSTCGELAGALIGTGFPFKRLEALPPYLVQFDRVLRATSGIRRAGAAALDLCFVAAGRLDAFWELHLAPWDIAAGLILLEEAGGVAVRPDGRPLDLRPGAVVAANGRPLLDGLLGLVGGD